Within Etheostoma cragini isolate CJK2018 chromosome 24, CSU_Ecrag_1.0, whole genome shotgun sequence, the genomic segment taGGTTGGAGAAGCTGAGGTAGAAGCATAAAGCTTAACTTCTATAGTCCTGCCCCACTTCACAATATCATCATTATTACAGTAGGAGATATTCATATACAGCATACAAGACTGTAGGTCATACAACacttacaacaacaacaacaactacacacagttatgttacatttacatttttatatccCAGTCTTCTCCTTTCTATATTGATCAagtattgtttctttattctatttttgaACTGTATATAACAACTCTAGTTCAAGTACAAGAgtctgtttaaatataaatgtccCTCTTAGATCAAAGACCAGCATGATTTGGTCCCCTAAAAGAGTTGCAGGAAGTGACTGATGTTGGGACGAAATAAGTTACTTGATGATGTCACCTTGGGAACCAGGAGTTGTTCTGGTTTTTAACACTTGGTCAGATTCAGTTGAGACATCCTTACCTGCCGTCAGGTGAGAAGCGGACGCTGCTGACAGGCTTGTGGAAGTGGAAGTGATGGAGGACGGCTCGGGTGACGAGGCTGACCAACACCGCTGCGCCATCtgtgggacacaaacacacatttgggtttttgctgtttttttgcaacAAGAGGACaatacccacaagccatctctctgatgaacagctgacttcttaccgtcagtgtcaggttcaattctggtcaataacccagtaacactgtctctataGCACCTGctcactggttccacttatttactattatttatcattctcatatctcacctattatttactatttattcatcattctcatatctcacctattatttactatttattcatcattctcatatctcacctattatttactatttattcatcattctcatatctcacttataatttactatttatttatcattctcatatctcacctattatttgctatttatttatcattctcatatctcacctattatttactatttattcatcattctcatatctcacctattatttactatttattcatcattctcatatctcacttattatttactatttattcatcattctcatatctcacttattatttactatttattcatcattctcatatctcacttataatttactatttatttatcattctcatatctcacttattatttactatttattcatcattctcatatctcacctattatttactatttattcatcattctcatatctcacctattatttactatttattcatcattctcatatctcacttattatttactatttattcatcattctcacatctctcttatttgttattcattcatcattctcattttctatttcagaactgtccataatgttcatatactgttcatattgtaatataataacataatactatttatcccagtatccttgcactttactccatatttaaataatttttattgaactctttgttcactcatgcctctgtattgttctgtttagagtatgtttatattgtgtgtatatattagtgtgttgattctgattctgataactCATGCGTAAGTTTATATATCACacattaataaaagaaagacaaagtttTATCTCACCTTCATCCACCACAACTGCTACGTTCCCATCAGGAGAGAGACCCACACATGTTATGTTCTTCGTAGTGGAGATGGGTAATGTCTCAGATGTGTTGCTACAGGAGACAAACGAAGAATTAAATCAGTTATGTTTTGACTTTTATGCTTATGATGGTGAGCTTACATTTACCAGCAGGTCACACCATCACGCATTATGTACTTCTGCACAGCATCCACGTGTCATATCAAGCAGGACTACTGATGACAGCATTACCGATTCAACATTTAATCATGGATTTGATTAGGACTTACTTCTTCAGGTCGAAGACTGAGATTCGGTTCCCAACCGGACTGATCACAGCGTTGCCATCTTTAGAGAAACTCAAATTCCCCTGACGATAGACTGCTCCCAGCAGATTGGAAAACTACAATAAAGAgacaggtttttatttattttttaatatcacaTAACGTTTTAAGCCGCTATTTGTGTATAGGTAGGGAGAGAACTTCATCCGGGAACTTCATTCAAAAATATGAGAGTTTAACAGTATCTTGCAAATCTAAATGCAATGACTTCAACCCCCTTCATAAAACAGCAACGTGTTATGATAAACTTAGGACTTCGTTATTAGTAGCTAAGTTGTTATTTTAGTATAAAACCGTAAAAACGATTTAATTACATCATTAAATGCAGCCGAACTTAAGTGTGTATGTTGCCACTTTACATAATAAAAACCCGTATATATGCAACACGATTCTTTCCCTTTACCGATATTAAATGACATATTTAACACTTTTTGAATTTAGTCTGGTGTGCAGACCTCTCCCAAACATAACTCCATgtcaagctagctagctagttagcagtGACGTACTTACCCTGTATGCAAacttcattttaataaatgtccTTTAAAATGTACGCATTGATAGCTTTAATTATGTATATATCTCCGTAGAAGCGTAAATATAGGACTAATATTACACATGCTTCTTCCTCCCCTGGCCCACACGTGTCTGCATATTGTTGACACTCGACACTTCCGGTTTGGAATGAGTTGACCCTAAACCACGGCGCCCTCTAGCGGCAGGAGGGGGAACGAGCTCTACCGATTCATGATTTACAATCATACCGATTAGAAAAGTTTGAtattttattgaccataaatacatttgtttttgtgatctcTTAAATTCCTagtaaaaaacacatgttttatttttatttatttggtttattttggcTCGGATGGTGTCACCaatatcacacaaacacaaatgtcataTCTTTATATTGTGGgactatatactgtatttttaccaATTTTAATTCACATTTAACCTATAGAATATAACATTTAGGCGTTTATTATACTTTATCAAACTTCATTATAAGTGGATTACCTACATTTGTGTGAGATCAGGTCCAGGTTCTGCAGCCTCCGTCATGTAAATAAACTCACATGTGCACCTGAGGCCAACCTGCTGTCTGGAAGGATTTCAGTATCTTCAAGTATTAACCTTTAAATAGGTCATTTTAGAAACAGCAGTAACAAGGTAACACTTCAAGAATTACCTTATTAgcttaaaatgaaacatgtacATTGTCATTATAGAATTGGCACTCTCCTTcacaaataaaaactcaaattttCATCAAAGTGAAACAATccatactgcacacacactgaacagtgaaaacaaaaggtCCTGCTCAAAATCATCACACAGACGACGCTGGCCTCTACATGATCCCTCCTGTGCTTTTACACCCAACACCCCACTGAATAATTTAGCATCAGGCAgctgcaatacacacacacacgcacacacacacacacacacacacacagacacagcagcacacatgtAGAAATGTGTCATTGCCAAAGGTGCACTGAGAGCGATACTGTACGCCATACCACAAACAGCTGATATCAGAGTTTCTCTCCATGTATGTTTTACTGGCTGTTGCTGAGGAGGATTGAGGTGTTGTGGTTCAGTACAAAGTCCAGTCCAGGTCCagtttttgacttttatttgaaatattacagaaacaagcattttaaaaaaaacatgagaaattGACCACATGCCTTTCTCCTTTCACCTGAGCGTTTTGTGCCAGAGGTCGAAACAGGGCACCACGTGCAGCCGGACATACTTCAGACCCCCGGTGGTGCACTCGAGACAGCCGTAAACCGTTTCCCGCTTCTGGTTGCCCATGCCGCAGAGTGCACAGGGCCCCTTGGGGATGTTGTGTTTGAGGAGGTTGACCCGCGTGTGGGAGCTCTCTCTCAGGTAGGCGGTGGACACGTCCGTCATGCTGGCGGCTTTCTCGTAGTAGTCGGTGACCATGTCGTCCATGTATGTGTCGGAGTGGGTTAGCTCCTCGAATGTCTGGTTGTCTGCACAGTGGGTGGACGAGGCAAACAAAGCAGTAAGTAAAGTGAACGTACGAGTTTTATTATGCAAGAGGTTGTTACCCTACCTGCTCTGAAGGGGCTTCCATAGATGATTCCAGACAGGAAGCGGCGCAGTCGGCCCATGGAGAAGTGACCGATGAACCCCCCGAGCTGCTCCCTGATCTGCTCCCGCTCAAATCCACCCTGAGACTCCGGGGCCACGCAGATATCTGACGGAGGAAGAAGATGTCAGTTCACAGATTTGATCTCTACGGGAGTTTCCAAGACGCAAATTAGGGCCAAATACTTTCCCAATTAAGCATTTGGTCGATAAAACGCCAGCACGATTTCCCGGGGGCTAAGTAGAGGTCCTAAATTGTAAAGCCGATGATTTACACCCAGATGGCTGCAGACACGTTGATTTGTTAAACTGATGAACCCATTAACGCTGCGTTTTCAGCACCATGCACCTTCTCTTGATGGAATTAGCTCTAATGGTGGACCTCTCCCTTTGCATGAGAGGTAGTGTAATAAATGCCCACATGTTCCATTATATTTCTAGCTGAAGAGCAAATAACTTCCTAAAATAAGATCCTGGCGGCAGTAAGTGTCTCTTCTTTTGTGCCCAACTTGGCAGCAAACATTGTGCCATCACTTGTCCTCAAACCAGGTCTGGAGAACCCTGGAGGGACTTAAACCTCAATCTTCTGATCCGAAGCCGGACAACTCGCCCATTAGGTCACATGGTCAGAAAATTAGACTTACATAATAGAAATATTTAGCTGTTTACAATGTGATTTCTGACATAATGCCACATAACTCTAGAGAAAGAAAGATCCTTTTATAGTAAGATAAGAATATTTGGCATCAAGCGTGCCGAGGAGCCTCAGATGTTGATGCTCacgtttcttttcatttgagaCGCAGCTTTCAACCATGATGGGTTTCAAGCCTTCAATTTTCTCACAATTGACATACTTTCATTAAGTGCCCTGTTACTTTGATCTGTCTGCAGTGGATTAAAGTTGGAGTAAGCAAAACCTCAGAAAACCTTTTTATTCAAAGCTCTAAGCTTCATTTAGTGGTTCCTGTGATGCTTGCAACAGAAGAATCTTTACTTTAATTTCCCCCTAATTCCTCTAATGAGAAGCAATTCTGTGTAGTTTTACcacaaatcatttaaataaaagatgcaGGTGTGTGTTCCTACCAAGTCGTCCGTCCAGCCGGACAAACAGCTCACAGATGCTGAATGCGATGGTGGTGTGAGCCGGAATGACGATGGCCTTGTCTCGACCTTTAGGGTTCCTTCCATCGTCGATCTGAAACTGCAGAAACAGGAAGCTGAGGGACTCTCCATGAGATAAGAATCGGCATTTTGAGCCAAATCACGGCGAGGATTTCACCTGAAAACCTCAATTTCTTgattgagatatttcagtgtgTAGCATTCACAGACAATCCATACAAATGACACATAAAGGATAATAGTTGATGTCAAAACTTAGCATGACAATACGTAACGAAGGGCCTTTTCATTAGTAATATTTTATAGCATCAGTATGTGCTCTTATGTTACTGGTAAGTGAAATAAAgcacacatttttaatgtttattaaaaCATATGAATTTGTCACGTGGCTGTTGCAGCTAGTGTGAGGCTAGCCCTGTCAGgacaaacacatgcactcagTTTGCTAGTTAGGTTACCTAAACATGCTAAATGAGCTGTAAATGTCCAACTACGCAGCCATTCTAACAGTAACCCAGGTAGAGGATAGTCACAAAGAAGAAATGTCATCTAAACAGTTTAAATTTGCAACATGTGACTAACCCTAGAGCATGTCAACATGATCAAGGGTGTGTTTCATTGGTAATGAATGAACTACAAAGCCAACTATTTCATGATGGAAAGAGCTATTGATCTTGGGACGTTTTAAATAAAGGATGAATAAAAGGTATTACGCATGGTAGGGGGCTAGTACAAAGACCTGGGCCCTGTAGCATGGCATCTTCTGTAGGCCCCTCCCAGCATGCATAGCCAtgcattctagcatctttttgggccctcctcacatgggGGTCATCTGTACTCGGTCCCCATTTCCCCCAGTCCAACGCCCCTGTGCCGTCCAGACCATAAACCATTACATTACCAGTGTCTCCAGTAGATTCCACTGTGTTTAACACAACCATGGCAGTATGGTGTGTGTGGCATTCCCAAAAGTGAGCCCAAtgaacacagtgtgtgtgtgtgtgtgtggtgtgtaccCTCATGGTGGTCCCCCTCATGCCGGCGTGGACGGTCAGGGAGCACTGGCGTGTGGTGCGGATGCTCTCCACAACGACACACAGGACGGTCCGACCGCTCTCCCTGGACTGGCGAACCAGGCAGTGATCCAGGTCTACTTTCCTGAGATGAAATTTGTCATTTATTCGTGTACTTTTGAGGCTAAAACCAATTTTTCCAACACAATAAACCTCACTCAAGACAGTCCTGCATTGTGGTCTGGTATGTGGACCctgtactgcacatgtgtgccAGTGTAGAATAACATAATCATTTATTCATCCTAACAGGGAGGAACCCATCTTCTCACGTTCCTTCTGTCACAattaggtcaaaggtcagctaTCGACTCATAGCCTGTGTTAGGAAACATTCAGTATGCATCTCTTTAAATATCAAATTTACACGGTAAACAGACAGTTGATTCTTTATGAGATAAAACTTTACTGTCTGTCCACCCAGAACATTTTCATGGATGGTAGATTTGAGACGGCcccacgtacacacacacacacacacacacacacacacacacacacacacacacacacacgcacacacacaccacacccaAACATGCAATATAAATGATTGTTGTGACACTTCTCCCTACATCTCTCCCTTTAAAAGGataaataattaatgaaaaataGATATTTCCACTTGGTTATCAATGAATCATTGCAGAGTTGGCACTTCATCTTCATCAGCCTGAAGTGACACCATGCCTGATGATGATGTTGCCCTGGCAACCAGCCGTGTGCCGTGTTACCTGGAGTGCAGCTCCCGCAGTAAGGTGGGCACCTCCAGCTCGTGTTTGGTCACGATGCCGAACGAGGCCTTGACGGCCACGGAGTCGGACCCGCTGATGTTGAAGCCCACGTCGTTCATCAGGTGGTTTCCCAACCGGCCGCCGAGGGCCACGTCAGACTTGTCCTCGTAGTTGAGGAGTTGATAGGAAGACACTCCTGTTTCAGAATGAATAAAAGAACTTTTGGGATCAACTTCTGCTACGACATATTGCTAATATTTACATCTTCCACATCAACATCTACGTTCTGCTTCTTTATACTTCTGTCCTTATCTCATTTAAAGGGAATTATTGTGCTTTTTACCCCAATATAGGCTACATGTGGCAGTAAGTAAGTAACTCTAGAAATATTACATCTTGAATTCAAACATGATGAAACTAAAcatgtaatataattaaaattagCTCCATCCACAAGAGTAAAATGCTACTTGATGATTTAATATATAATAGTGCGCTCCAAGgggctttttttctgcatactttgacttttgatcaataaagtacattttgctgatactTTAGTACTTTTAGTTTCAATGCAGGGCTTTTACTTTACTGCTACTTTCTTCCCTTGTGGACACAGTAATTACTCAGTGAATCACAGAAAGTGAATCTAGTCTCATTGAGAAAGCCAACAAACTAATGTGCTAATTGTGGACTTTATGGCTGATTTAACATAAAAGACTAAATTAGCCTTATATTGTCAGACCAGAGTAAATTAGAAGTGTGTTGGGGCTTAAACTCCTAACACAATCAAAGGAAATTGAGGATATTAAGTTATATTGTAACCCTTAAACCTTTACTGACCCACTTGTCAGCCATTGCAAACCCATGATGTGCACAGAACTTTGTCTAAAACGCAAGTGGAGATCCTATCAAATGTGTCAGGTTCATTTTGGGGggcaaatgtgtttaaaatgatgCATGAGGCATCTAGAATATCCACATTTGATAGAATGATGCAACCATAAAAATTTGAGTATTCAAAAGTACTTAAAATTCATTTAAGCTACTTGGAAGGgggcaacataaaaaaaactatgtcaACAAAGCCAGATTTAATATATTTCAcaacaaatactgaaaaatTGATTGTGACTGGTTTGATTTCTCTACCTGCCGTGATCTCTTTCTCCCCCACCAGGATGTCTTTCAGTGAGAAGGGGGTCGATGCGTACTTGTTCTTCTTCCAGAAAtgcctcttcctcttcctggtAACCAGGCTGAGGGGCTGGTAGCGGTCGGCCTCGCTCAGGCTCGGGACGGGGATCAACCTCCCGGTGTCCCCAACCTGCTTCACAAAGTTCTTAGCGGCTGCTGTGAACATGTTGACACTGTAGATCCACAGGTGTCAAAACCAGGTAAATAAGAATATTGTCCCTCTGAgacaatgcaatgcaaagtCACACAATTGTCAGGTTGATTTGCTGGTCCTGTTTGGGGAGCTGCTCTTCTCAAAGGGGAAGTTAATTCTGGAGTGTTCTTTCAGACTCgtgaaatgttaaataatgcAGGCGGTGTGTAAGGGAATATGGTGACTGTGGATGCAGAGGATGCATGTTTACCTATCAGGTCACTGCAGGCCTGCAGCTTCCTGTCATGTGACAAATGAGGtgggaaaacacaacaaactatTGGAGCATTTCTCACACTTATTAGCAGCACGCTGTCTCTAACTGCTGACTAAAGTCTGAGCTACGAATGTGAGTCTTATTCTGGATAGTAGCTACATGTTCCCCTTCGACGTACATGAAACATCGGCTTTGGCAATGAACGCctgtaaaagcttttttttcagcGATGTCTCTTAGGAATATTTTTTGTAAGAGCTAATGTTTTTTCATAGcagctttattttgttgttggatgATGTCCACCTTTTAAGTCCAGCTTCTAtacttagtgtgtgtgtgtgtgtgtgtgtgtgtgtgtgtgtgtgtgtgcgtcctgCATGCATGATCATGGGCTGATCTCTCCTGTGGTTACACTGCTGTCTAGTCTCCACATCCAGAAATAGCCAGTGtgtttttaggttttaaatGCTACTTGTCCGAAAGCTTCTCTTTCTTACCAAGAGAGCTGAGGTCAGTAATATTTTTCTATACATTACACTCCCTGTAA encodes:
- the pjvk gene encoding pejvakin isoform X2, whose product is MFTAAAKNFVKQVGDTGRLIPVPSLSEADRYQPLSLVTRKRKRHFWKKNKYASTPFSLKDILVGEKEITAGVSSYQLLNYEDKSDVALGGRLGNHLMNDVGFNISGSDSVAVKASFGIVTKHELEVPTLLRELHSRKVDLDHCLVRQSRESGRTVLCVVVESIRTTRQCSLTVHAGMRGTTMRFQIDDGRNPKGRDKAIVIPAHTTIAFSICELFVRLDGRLDNQTFEELTHSDTYMDDMVTDYYEKAASMTDVSTAYLRESSHTRVNLLKHNIPKGPCALCGMGNQKRETVYGCLECTTGGLKYVRLHVVPCFDLWHKTLR
- the pjvk gene encoding pejvakin isoform X1 is translated as MFTAAAKNFVKQVGDTGRLIPVPSLSEADRYQPLSLVTRKRKRHFWKKNKYASTPFSLKDILVGEKEITAGVSSYQLLNYEDKSDVALGGRLGNHLMNDVGFNISGSDSVAVKASFGIVTKHELEVPTLLRELHSRKVDLDHCLVRQSRESGRTVLCVVVESIRTTRQCSLTVHAGMRGTTMRFQIDDGRNPKGRDKAIVIPAHTTIAFSICELFVRLDGRLDICVAPESQGGFEREQTRTFTLLTALFASSTHCADNQTFEELTHSDTYMDDMVTDYYEKAASMTDVSTAYLRESSHTRVNLLKHNIPKGPCALCGMGNQKRETVYGCLECTTGGLKYVRLHVVPCFDLWHKTLR